Proteins from one Sabethes cyaneus chromosome 2, idSabCyanKW18_F2, whole genome shotgun sequence genomic window:
- the LOC128737606 gene encoding uncharacterized protein LOC128737606, which yields MEAVHIDDLPEEILPYIFDHLPLQDLKNVSLVCRLWSQVAFSGRFLNRIMLRLDFRDGIQNQYERYLLNSDRAYRHVGFYYRSDQLDLDMLLAVLEKLEDSIITLKICPNYFIMLPDLRQILMQVPNLESLFIVSRICPDLSRRDAGMSFPVMRKLKHLYLENDGGLQLDEIDFRTMTPNIVSLDMDCDSERALTVYDHFSSQLRELAVFFKRDDYFLPFCELRFSQLEVLDFYSDDQQFDIPESVRMVCRFFQRMPKLHKITLRCNINEEVLMAITESCPELRTLYLKGDNLGEKSFSHLGQLKKLKSLKIEGWIRCNILQGCKPIPSLDRMYLHSVLVDDTQGFFRLLKDIAPNLRTLEAIESDIDDECLKYISCNIASLRCLVLEFCPNLTEEAFSFLDRLKQLHELKLGYLDVPQNLFELMPPNSVRHFSLYRCDKLDNAALPVIAEKFPNLCYMEIASCHKITLKGVETIRSLMPNAEIVSFMLF from the exons atGGAAgcagtgcacattgatgatcTACCAGAGGAG ATACTTCCGTACATATTTGATCACCTTCCATTGCAAGATTTGAAAAACGTTTCGCTGGTATGTCGATTGTGGAGCCAGGTGGCCTTTTCAGGACGATTCCTGAACCGAATAATGCTCAGATTAGATTTTCGAGATGGGATACAAAATCAGTACGAACGGTATCTGCTGAACAGTGACCGAGCGTACCGTCACGTTGGTTTTTATTATCGAAGTGACCAATTGGATCTCGATATGCTGCTGGCGGTGCTTGAAAAACTGGAAGATTCAATTATAACGTTGAAAATATGTCCTAACTATTTTATAATGCTCCCTGATTTGCGACAAATATTGATGCAG GTTCCCAATCTTGAGAGTCTCTTTATTGTGTCTCGAATATGTCCCGATTTAAGCAGGAGAGATGCAGGAATGTCTTTTCCAGTGATGCGAAAACTGAAACATCTGTACTTGGAAAATGACGGTGGTCTGCAATTGGACGAAATTGATTTTCGCACTATGACCCCCAACATTGTCAGTTTAGATATGGACTGCGATTCGGAACGAGCGCTGACCGTGTATGACCATTTTAGTTCTCAGCTGCGAGAGTTGGCAGTATTTTTTAAGCGTGATGACTACTTTCTGCCTTTTTGTGAACTGCGCTTTTCCCAGCTAGAAGTGCTAGATTTCTACAGTGACGATCAACAGTTTGATATTCCCGAATCGGTGCGGATGGTTTGCAGGTTTTTTCAACGAATGCCAAAACTGCATAAAATAACGTTACGTTGCAACATTAATGAAGAAGTACTGATGGCCATCACAGAGAGCTGTCCAGAACTGAGGACGCTATACTTGAAAGGGGACAACTTGGGGGAAAAATCTTTCAGTCATTTAGGACAACTGAAGAAATTGAAG AGTTTAAAAATTGAAGGCTGGATAAGGTGTAACATTTTGCAAGGTTGCAAACCAATACCGTCTTTAGACCGAATGTATCTGCATTCGGTGCTGGTAGATGATACACAGGGTTTCTTTCGATTGCTGAAAGATATTGCACCAAATCTTCGCACACTGGAAGCTATCGAGTCAGACATAGATGACGAATGTCTGAAATACATTAGTTGCAACATTGCGTCCTTGCGATGTTTAGTTTTGGAGTTTTGCCCTAAT cTTACTGAAGAGGCCTTCAGTTTTCTCGACCGTCTCAAGCAGCTGCACGAGCTCAAACTAGGGTACCTTGACGTTCCTCAGAACTTGTTCGAACTAATGCCACCAAATTCTGTCCGTCACTTTTCTCTGTACCGCTGTGATAAA CTCGATAATGCAGCGCTTCCGGTGATAGCGGAAAAATTTCCCAATCTGTGCTACATGGAAATTGCGAGTTGTCATAAAATCACACTAAAAGGGGTCGAAACGATAAGATCCCTAATGCCAAATGCAGAAATTGTAAGCTTTATGCTTTTCTAG